One stretch of Acidobacteriota bacterium DNA includes these proteins:
- a CDS encoding SDR family oxidoreductase, producing MLLENRVALVTGSANGMGRGIAHRFADEGCDLVINDLDQAACERVAGEIRAKGRRALAAKADITRGDEIEAMTAAAIGEFGKIDILVNNAGGVPGTAGRGNSDNITEAEWDRVVDLNLKGPFLVTMSVLPHMKKSGYGKILFVSSMGAVSPCVSVLHYHTAKAGVLGLATNLAFELAPQRIFVNAIVPGPVDTTFWDALVPAGPEREALFDAIAKKEVPLERVGRPDDIAGPALFLASGLSDYVTGQVVYAAGGQPLLAHGATFNIEAFLMNRMKK from the coding sequence ATGCTTCTGGAGAACAGGGTGGCCCTGGTCACGGGGAGCGCCAACGGCATGGGCAGGGGAATCGCGCACCGGTTCGCCGACGAGGGGTGCGACCTCGTCATCAACGATCTCGACCAGGCCGCGTGCGAACGGGTGGCGGGCGAAATCCGGGCGAAGGGGCGCCGGGCGCTCGCAGCGAAGGCCGACATCACCCGCGGCGACGAGATCGAGGCGATGACGGCGGCGGCCATAGGGGAATTCGGGAAGATCGACATCCTGGTCAACAACGCCGGCGGCGTCCCGGGGACGGCGGGGCGCGGCAACTCCGACAACATCACCGAGGCGGAGTGGGACCGGGTGGTGGACCTGAACCTGAAGGGCCCCTTCCTGGTCACGATGTCGGTGCTCCCCCACATGAAGAAATCCGGGTACGGGAAGATCCTCTTCGTCTCCTCCATGGGGGCGGTGAGCCCCTGCGTTTCGGTCCTGCACTATCACACGGCCAAAGCGGGGGTGCTGGGGCTGGCGACCAACCTGGCCTTCGAGCTGGCCCCGCAGCGCATCTTCGTGAACGCCATCGTCCCCGGCCCGGTGGATACCACCTTCTGGGACGCGCTGGTGCCGGCCGGGCCGGAGCGCGAGGCGCTCTTCGACGCCATCGCGAAGAAGGAGGTCCCCCTGGAGCGGGTGGGGCGCCCCGACGACATCGCCGGCCCCGCCCTCTTCCTGGCTTCCGGGCTGAGCGACTACGTCACCGGCCAGGTGGTCTACGCCGCCGGCGGGCAGCCGCTCCTGGCCCACGGCGCCACCTTCAATATCGAAGCTTTTCTCATGAACCGGATGAAGAAGTAG
- a CDS encoding aldehyde dehydrogenase: MQSHKMFIGGEWVDALSGRTFATLNPSTGEEIGRVPLADAADVDRAVQAARAAFPAWSKKSQAERSKILVRVAALVREHAEELALMEGMEHGTPYRDAFGVAMGAADKFEYCAGTAPTLMGQHVPVKDGTLSYLQREPAGVVGFIIPWNLPTIMTAVKLAPALAVGNTCVLKPPSINSMIGLKFAEIFARSDLPPGAVNIITGPGGSVGTALVTHPGVDMIGFTGSSESGKRILADAAGTCKKCVMELGGNNPVIVMEDADLDAALKVLGWRQFNNSGQHCSGPGRYYVHEKVYDAFIEKYVAYAKTVVVGNPADRSVTMGPVVSREHQARVEGYIRKGVEEGARLVSGGDKPEALAGGFFVMPAILADCTHDMTVAREEIFGPVAVILKYTDRDDIVALANDSPFGLCAHVWTGDIARGMKLVNDLRVGSVFINCQMLTNEMPWGTSVKESGIGKEGSLHGMAEFTDLKLVCVNYDV, encoded by the coding sequence ATGCAGAGCCATAAGATGTTCATCGGAGGGGAGTGGGTCGACGCCCTTTCGGGCAGGACCTTCGCCACCCTGAACCCCTCCACGGGGGAGGAGATCGGCCGGGTCCCGCTCGCGGACGCGGCGGACGTGGACAGGGCGGTCCAAGCCGCCCGGGCCGCCTTCCCGGCCTGGTCCAAAAAGAGCCAGGCGGAGCGCTCGAAGATCCTGGTCCGGGTCGCCGCCCTCGTCCGGGAGCACGCCGAGGAGCTGGCGCTCATGGAGGGGATGGAGCACGGGACCCCCTACCGGGACGCGTTCGGGGTGGCGATGGGGGCCGCGGACAAGTTCGAGTACTGCGCCGGGACGGCGCCGACCCTGATGGGGCAGCACGTCCCGGTCAAGGACGGGACGCTGTCCTACCTGCAGAGGGAGCCGGCGGGGGTGGTGGGCTTCATCATCCCCTGGAACCTCCCGACCATCATGACGGCGGTCAAGCTCGCGCCCGCCCTGGCCGTCGGCAACACCTGCGTGCTCAAGCCCCCCAGCATCAACTCGATGATCGGGCTGAAGTTCGCCGAGATCTTCGCCCGGTCCGACCTGCCCCCGGGAGCCGTCAACATCATCACCGGCCCGGGCGGGAGCGTCGGCACGGCCCTGGTCACCCACCCCGGGGTGGACATGATCGGGTTCACCGGCAGCAGCGAATCGGGCAAGCGGATCCTGGCCGACGCCGCCGGGACCTGCAAGAAGTGCGTGATGGAGCTCGGCGGCAACAACCCCGTCATCGTCATGGAGGACGCCGACCTCGACGCCGCGCTCAAGGTCCTCGGCTGGAGGCAGTTCAACAACAGCGGGCAGCACTGCTCGGGGCCGGGCCGGTATTACGTCCACGAGAAGGTGTATGACGCCTTCATCGAAAAATATGTCGCCTACGCCAAAACCGTCGTGGTCGGCAACCCCGCCGACCGGAGCGTCACCATGGGCCCCGTCGTCAGCCGGGAGCACCAGGCCAGGGTGGAAGGCTACATCCGCAAGGGGGTGGAGGAGGGGGCGCGCCTCGTCTCCGGGGGGGACAAGCCGGAGGCGCTCGCCGGAGGGTTCTTCGTGATGCCTGCGATCCTGGCCGACTGCACCCACGACATGACCGTCGCCCGGGAGGAGATCTTCGGCCCCGTGGCCGTCATCCTTAAATACACGGACCGGGACGACATCGTGGCGCTGGCCAACGACTCCCCCTTCGGCCTGTGCGCCCACGTCTGGACGGGCGACATCGCCCGGGGGATGAAGCTGGTCAACGACCTGCGCGTCGGGTCGGTCTTCATCAACTGCCAGATGCTGACCAACGAAATGCCGTGGGGGACCAGTGTCAAGGAAAGCGGGATCGGCAAGGAGGGGAGCCTGCACGGCATGGCCGAGTTCACCGACCTCAAGCTGGTCTGCGTCAACTACGACGTCTAG
- a CDS encoding FtsX-like permease family protein, whose product MKTDPRPARFNRENLDFALANILAFRFRSLLTILGIIVGIVTVVLVASVLVGVRRNIALLFQEFGPDNIFAYHLNGDPGNPTIKPEELTRKPLRTEFARLLPEACPSLEDAAAQVLVPNLVGGRAVTARYRGIENTNMQLQGATWNFARVTNAELESGRAYTREEERRRAKVCLLGANVAVSLFPGGDALGKSIRVDGVLYTVTGVFQKRKGGFLGENRQDNVVMVPLKIVEMRYPDLETVVLYCQARPGARAAAFDEVEGELRRLRGLGADEESDFTLSTADSIIGQIDRITLLVQTGTLAISGLGLLVGGVGVMNIMLMSVTQRTREIGVRKAVGARRRDIVWQFLLEAALLTTIGGLLGVLIAGLLGLVLSWFVPNLPAVPPAWAVGSGLGVSTAVGILFGLWPAVKAARLDPVDALRYE is encoded by the coding sequence ATGAAAACTGACCCGCGCCCCGCCCGGTTCAACCGCGAAAACCTCGACTTCGCGCTCGCGAACATCCTGGCGTTCAGATTCCGCTCCCTGCTGACCATCCTCGGCATCATCGTCGGGATCGTCACCGTGGTCCTGGTCGCGTCGGTCCTGGTGGGGGTGCGGCGCAACATCGCGTTGCTGTTCCAGGAATTCGGCCCGGACAACATCTTCGCCTACCACCTCAACGGGGACCCCGGCAATCCCACCATCAAGCCGGAGGAGCTGACGCGCAAACCGCTCCGGACGGAGTTTGCGCGCCTGCTCCCGGAGGCGTGCCCCTCGCTCGAGGACGCCGCGGCCCAGGTCCTGGTGCCGAACCTGGTCGGCGGCCGGGCCGTCACGGCGCGGTACCGCGGAATCGAAAACACCAATATGCAGCTGCAGGGGGCCACCTGGAACTTCGCCCGGGTCACCAACGCCGAGCTGGAGTCGGGCCGCGCCTACACCCGGGAGGAGGAGAGGCGGCGCGCGAAGGTATGCCTCCTGGGGGCCAACGTCGCCGTCTCCCTCTTCCCCGGCGGCGACGCTCTGGGGAAAAGCATCCGGGTCGACGGAGTCCTTTATACCGTGACCGGCGTGTTCCAGAAGCGCAAGGGGGGGTTTCTGGGGGAGAACCGCCAGGACAACGTGGTCATGGTCCCGCTCAAAATCGTGGAGATGCGCTACCCCGACCTAGAAACCGTGGTCCTCTACTGCCAGGCCCGGCCCGGGGCGCGCGCCGCCGCCTTCGACGAGGTGGAGGGCGAACTGCGCCGGCTGCGCGGACTGGGCGCCGACGAGGAATCGGACTTCACCCTCAGCACCGCCGATTCGATCATCGGGCAGATCGACCGGATCACGCTGCTGGTGCAGACCGGCACGCTGGCGATCTCCGGGCTTGGGCTTTTGGTCGGGGGGGTCGGGGTCATGAACATCATGCTGATGTCGGTCACCCAGCGGACGCGCGAGATCGGCGTGCGCAAGGCGGTGGGGGCACGCCGCCGCGACATCGTCTGGCAGTTTCTGCTCGAGGCGGCGCTGCTCACCACCATCGGGGGGCTGCTGGGGGTCCTCATCGCCGGCCTCCTCGGCCTCGTCCTGTCCTGGTTCGTCCCCAACCTGCCGGCCGTCCCCCCCGCCTGGGCCGTCGGGTCGGGCCTGGGGGTCTCCACCGCCGTCGGCATCCTCTTCGGCCTGTGGCCGGCGGTGAAGGCCGCGCGCCTCGACCCCGTGGACGCGCTGCGATACGAGTGA
- a CDS encoding D-glycerate dehydrogenase: MELDVFVTQPIPQPGLDLLAGAHPHFRINPEERVLGRAQLLEGVRGAAGILALLTDRIDAEVLDAAGPQLRIVANMAVGFDNIDLRAASARGVMVTNTPGVLTDATADLAWALLFAAARRIPEAERFLRAGRFRYWGPLLFLGADVAGRTLGVVGAGRIGSAVARRARGFDMKVLYCNRSPRPGLESELGARKVPLEELLAEADFVSLHLPLTPETRHLIDARALALMKPTACLINTGRGPLVDEAALVEALAAGRPAGAALDVFEREPEVHPGLLARDDVVLTPHIGSATVSARARMAEMAAENLLAGLRGERPPNLVGGDAREKKRPRE; encoded by the coding sequence ATGGAACTGGATGTTTTCGTCACCCAACCGATCCCGCAACCGGGCCTGGACCTGCTCGCGGGGGCGCATCCGCACTTCCGCATCAACCCCGAGGAGCGCGTCCTCGGGCGCGCGCAGCTGCTCGAGGGGGTCCGGGGGGCGGCGGGGATCCTCGCCCTCCTGACCGACCGGATCGACGCCGAAGTGCTCGACGCGGCGGGGCCGCAGCTCCGGATCGTGGCCAACATGGCCGTGGGCTTTGACAACATCGACCTCCGGGCGGCCTCCGCGCGCGGCGTGATGGTCACCAACACCCCCGGGGTCCTGACCGACGCCACGGCCGACCTGGCCTGGGCCCTCCTTTTCGCGGCGGCGCGCCGCATCCCGGAAGCGGAGCGGTTCCTGCGCGCCGGGCGCTTCCGGTACTGGGGCCCCCTCCTCTTCCTCGGCGCGGACGTCGCCGGCCGCACCCTGGGCGTGGTCGGCGCCGGCCGGATCGGGAGCGCCGTGGCCCGCCGCGCGCGCGGCTTCGACATGAAGGTGCTCTACTGCAACCGCTCCCCGCGGCCCGGGCTCGAAAGCGAACTGGGCGCGCGCAAGGTCCCGCTCGAAGAGCTGCTGGCAGAGGCCGATTTCGTCTCGCTCCACCTCCCGCTGACGCCGGAAACCCGGCACCTCATCGACGCCCGCGCCCTCGCCCTGATGAAGCCGACGGCCTGTCTCATCAACACCGGCCGCGGGCCGCTCGTGGACGAAGCGGCGCTCGTCGAGGCGCTCGCGGCGGGACGGCCGGCCGGGGCGGCGCTCGACGTCTTCGAAAGGGAGCCGGAGGTGCACCCGGGCCTTCTCGCCCGGGACGACGTCGTCCTCACCCCCCATATCGGGAGCGCGACCGTCTCCGCCCGCGCGCGCATGGCGGAGATGGCGGCCGAAAATCTCCTCGCCGGCCTCCGGGGGGAAAGGCCCCCCAACCTGGTTGGCGGGGATGCCCGGGAGAAAAAACGGCCGCGGGAGTGA
- a CDS encoding aldehyde dehydrogenase yields the protein MAHTYTILIDGKLVQPVRGGTMEVINPADNTVVAVVPKCGEEDVELAVAAARRALPGWKGTYIGARSELLIRLAAILREHQDELVPLETMQYGGPISKTSRFDIPFAPAELEYMAGLGRSMTGHTISADPDARVMTVREPIGVVGLITPWNFPLVTAVSKLAPALICGNTVLLKPPSCAPLTVLKLGEYAVEAGFPPGVINILSGPGSTVGEAIVRHPGVDKINFTGDSFVGKRILELASRKVMPVGAELGGKNPMIVLDDANLDGAVEGAAYAAFFNSGQNCGSPSRFYVEAGIYDRFVEKFVAAAGRITVGDPMDPDTMMGPLAYNACRDNAERHIARAKEQGARLLLGGERPNTPRTKDGAFVMPTIFEVHDNSIELMQEEIFAPVVGVMKVGSAEEAVERANDSRYGLCASVWTGDYRKGMLLVDRLKVGTAWINQHLAIVSETPWGGQKESGWTKENSILVLDEYTYQKHVWIHLSETPNTFWKEQIALD from the coding sequence ATGGCACACACTTACACGATTCTGATCGACGGGAAACTGGTCCAGCCGGTCCGGGGCGGGACCATGGAGGTCATCAACCCGGCCGACAACACCGTAGTCGCCGTCGTCCCCAAATGCGGCGAGGAGGACGTCGAGCTGGCGGTCGCGGCCGCCCGGAGGGCGCTGCCGGGGTGGAAGGGCACCTATATCGGGGCCCGGAGCGAACTCCTGATCCGGCTCGCGGCCATCCTGCGCGAGCACCAGGACGAACTGGTGCCGCTCGAGACGATGCAGTACGGGGGCCCGATCAGCAAGACCAGCCGCTTCGACATCCCCTTCGCCCCGGCGGAGCTGGAGTACATGGCGGGACTGGGCCGGAGCATGACGGGACACACCATCAGCGCCGACCCGGACGCCCGGGTCATGACGGTGCGCGAGCCGATCGGGGTGGTGGGGCTGATCACCCCCTGGAACTTCCCCCTGGTCACCGCCGTCTCCAAGCTGGCGCCCGCCCTGATCTGCGGCAACACGGTGCTCCTGAAGCCCCCCTCCTGCGCCCCGCTGACGGTCCTGAAGCTGGGCGAATACGCCGTCGAGGCGGGCTTCCCCCCCGGCGTCATCAACATTCTGTCCGGGCCCGGTTCCACCGTGGGGGAGGCAATCGTGCGCCACCCCGGCGTCGACAAGATCAACTTCACCGGGGACTCCTTCGTCGGCAAGCGCATCCTCGAACTGGCCAGCCGGAAGGTCATGCCGGTCGGGGCCGAACTCGGGGGGAAGAACCCGATGATCGTGCTCGACGACGCCAACCTGGACGGGGCGGTCGAAGGCGCCGCCTACGCCGCCTTCTTCAACTCCGGGCAGAACTGCGGCTCCCCGAGCAGGTTCTACGTCGAGGCGGGGATCTACGACCGGTTCGTCGAAAAATTCGTGGCGGCCGCCGGACGGATCACCGTCGGCGACCCGATGGACCCGGACACCATGATGGGCCCGCTCGCCTACAACGCCTGCCGCGATAACGCCGAAAGGCATATCGCGCGGGCGAAGGAGCAGGGAGCCAGACTCCTCCTCGGGGGGGAGCGCCCGAACACCCCCCGGACGAAGGACGGCGCCTTCGTCATGCCCACCATCTTCGAGGTCCACGACAACTCGATCGAACTGATGCAGGAGGAGATCTTCGCCCCCGTGGTCGGCGTCATGAAGGTAGGGAGCGCCGAAGAGGCGGTCGAGCGCGCCAACGACAGCCGCTACGGCCTCTGCGCCTCGGTCTGGACCGGCGACTACCGCAAGGGGATGCTGCTCGTCGACCGGTTGAAGGTGGGGACGGCCTGGATCAACCAGCACCTGGCCATCGTCAGCGAAACCCCCTGGGGGGGGCAGAAGGAATCGGGCTGGACCAAGGAGAACTCCATCCTGGTTCTGGACGAATACACCTACCAGAAGCACGTGTGGATCCACCTTTCGGAAACGCCCAACACCTTCTGGAAAGAACAGATAGCCCTGGACTGA
- a CDS encoding iron-containing alcohol dehydrogenase: MQSVFSSPNPILFGPGSAGLTGEKLKGLGCTRVLVVYDPGIRDAGIADKIVGVIEAAGIEVVRFDRVEADPPDWMVEEAGALGVREGVDGVVGLGGGSSLDTAKGAKLLLTNPPPISQYFGREGVVTRPSKPLVVIPTTAGTGSETTPGGVITDTKKGIKTNIAGVGCRIDLGIVDPELTVGLPPAVTAATGMDALCHAAESYTSALSNSFAEITGREALRLIGKYLVRAYENGSDMEAREGMMLASTLGGMSMSGPLCHLAHDIGKTLGAKFHVPHGNGCASCLPQVLEAVAEAVPEKVRYVAECLGAEIPAGASPAEIGAAARTTVQALMKKIGLPNLKSFGLDKAEILAVVPEGVEMMQQGLTRLFGRGTSPVPATRERVTDIVSRAYDEN; the protein is encoded by the coding sequence ATGCAGAGCGTATTTTCCAGTCCCAACCCGATTCTTTTCGGCCCCGGGTCGGCCGGGCTGACAGGGGAAAAACTCAAGGGCCTCGGCTGCACCAGGGTCCTGGTGGTCTACGATCCGGGGATCCGGGATGCCGGCATCGCCGACAAAATCGTCGGGGTCATCGAGGCCGCGGGGATCGAGGTGGTCCGCTTCGACCGCGTCGAAGCCGACCCCCCGGACTGGATGGTGGAGGAGGCCGGGGCCCTCGGCGTGCGGGAGGGGGTCGACGGGGTCGTCGGCCTCGGGGGGGGGAGTTCGCTCGACACCGCGAAGGGGGCGAAGCTCCTCTTGACCAACCCGCCGCCCATCAGCCAGTACTTCGGGCGCGAAGGGGTCGTCACCCGGCCGAGCAAGCCGCTGGTCGTCATCCCCACCACCGCGGGGACGGGGAGCGAGACGACTCCGGGCGGGGTAATCACCGACACGAAAAAGGGGATCAAGACCAACATCGCGGGGGTGGGGTGCCGAATCGACCTCGGCATCGTGGACCCCGAACTGACGGTCGGCCTCCCCCCGGCCGTCACCGCGGCGACCGGGATGGACGCCCTCTGCCACGCGGCCGAGTCGTACACCTCGGCGCTGTCGAACAGCTTCGCGGAGATCACCGGCCGGGAGGCGCTCCGCCTGATCGGCAAATACCTGGTCCGGGCCTACGAGAACGGGTCCGACATGGAGGCGCGCGAGGGGATGATGCTGGCGTCCACGCTGGGGGGGATGTCGATGTCCGGCCCCCTGTGCCACCTGGCCCACGACATCGGAAAAACCCTGGGAGCGAAATTTCACGTGCCGCACGGCAACGGCTGCGCCTCCTGCCTGCCGCAGGTGCTGGAGGCGGTCGCCGAGGCGGTGCCCGAAAAGGTCCGCTACGTCGCCGAGTGCCTCGGGGCCGAAATCCCGGCCGGCGCCTCCCCCGCGGAGATCGGGGCGGCGGCGCGCACGACGGTTCAGGCCCTCATGAAGAAGATCGGGCTTCCAAACCTCAAGTCCTTCGGCCTCGACAAGGCGGAGATCCTGGCCGTGGTGCCGGAAGGGGTCGAGATGATGCAGCAGGGGCTCACCCGGCTTTTCGGGCGGGGGACTTCGCCGGTGCCGGCCACGCGGGAGCGGGTGACGGACATCGTCTCCCGGGCCTACGACGAAAACTGA